The genomic region CTATCAATTTTTAGAAGTGAATAATATCAAAGCTACTTTTATAATGAATATAATGATTGCCAGTATGTTTAAGTTTACTATCCGCTTCTATATGGTGCTATTGCAATTCGTTTTAAAACGTGAATAATATCAAAGCTATGTTGTTTCATAGTTGGTATTCTTATGCTGATTGGTATTTGTCTTCTATACATGCTGTTTTACTACAGATGCTGTTGAAGTCATGGGGAGAGAAAACATCCTAACCTTTGCTGTGCTGTGTGTATTCCATGATTGGACTCTGGGTGTGGACTCCAAGATGGTACTTCCAGCATATAGTCTTGCTACTTTTAAGCTGAGAACAAGATTgttacagtaaaaaaatatataataataatatatataaaactGTTGCTCTGTTTTACACTTTTTGCCTGTTTTTTTCCCTCCATATTCTCTGAAGGTTCATCTCCATCAGCCTGGTCTCAATTCCAGCATACCCTTAGACATGGTCCCTGACTCTGTTGACGACATGTATAACACCTGCACTAAACAAATGTACAACAAGGTGGAGAAGGAATATCTTGTACATGAAAACAAAGAGCCCTTCAAAAATGCCTGGAAGTGGGCAGAAAGTTGTGCAAAAAATGTGAAGGAACGATTCCGAAAGGACAATTCAGAGTACAATTTTAACGACAAACTTTCACATAATCATATTAAGGCTATCTGTGCTTACACAACAGGTCATCCTTCAATACACTCCGAGTTCAACCAAGCAGTCCGGACCAATAGATATGAGTATACAACCTCCTTCCAATTCCACTCCCTGCATTTCCTCCTGACTGACGCCATTCGCCTCCTGAAAAAAAACCAACAACCTTGTCACACCACATACAGAAGAACCAAAATGAAGTTTGTGGGTAAAGTTAACAAAACTATTAGATTTGGCTTCTTTGCCTCCAGCTCTCTCTACAAGGCAAATTCTGAATTTGGAGACAAGTCCTGCTTTGAGATAAAGACGTGTTTTGGCGCTTACCTGAAGTCTTTCCCCAAAATGGGGAAAAAAGAAGAGGAGGTGTTGATTCCACCCTATGAAGTGTTCAACGTTACTGAAGTACTCAAGAAAGAAGATGATCCAACACTTTGGTGTGATGTTGTGAACAAACTACAGAGCACCAAAATACCCAAGAGTAACCTGAATTGCAAAATGTTTAAGAAGCCAATTActaattaaatgttttatatattgAGTCATTGTCCCTAAAGAGGATGTAATTCAACCAGCTCGGCTTCTTATTCTTATGCTtcttacaaaaataaatacaataaaatgttAAGTGACTATAGTTTCTATTGTAATCAGTTAAATGGTTTATTTGTGGATGTTACATACAAACCTCATTCTGACTCCCTGAAATGGTGTTAATTAAGATGTTTGTACTAGCCTGTGTATCAGACTCCATAGAAGACTTTAAACCATATGCCTTCTGCAGCTTGTGGCAAAATGAATAAAGAAAATCATTGAGCACGAATACTGTATTCGTCATGTATTTTTTGTTTCAACTATTACAGTACTACATTTAGACAAACTGAAGTCATACATTGGGGCCATGGATTAAACTATAATATTACATGACAAGTTTAATTGTTCAATAAAATTATGCTTAATTGCTTCCTCCCAGGTGACACATAAAGCCACAAATAAAGTGATACCCGAAACTACCAATTAGTACTGAATTTTTTTTCCCTGAAACATTCAAAATCATGTAAAAACATTAAAACATTTACTACTTGCACAAAAAGACAACGTAAGGTGACATGGAATAATACAAATAATGTTCTGAAATGTTATTCCATAGAATACTTCTAACAGTCCAAAATGGCTTCTGACCAATCATATGGCCAAATAAGGCTTGACTGGCTGGCTCCACAGTACTGTCACAGAGCAAAGTTTACGTTTTGTCTTCAATTGGCCGAAAGGCATCACTCATCACCAGCGGATTCTCATTGCAGTTGGAGCCCCAccccagctgtccctgattggcTCCCCTCCTGTTTCTGTCCTCCAATGGGGTGCAAATACACAGTTGATTCTCTGCCGGTTGGTTAAGAAATCAATATGCAGCACGCACACACTCAGTCAACTGAAgaagtctccctccctcccttcctccctctctccccctctctctctcccatatctctgtccctccctccctcaggttGGAGGTGTGAAGGGCCAGGATGGAGTCTCTAGCTCCCAGGTAGAGTGTGTCAGAGCTGGGGTCCAGCCTGAGGACGCTGGCGTTGGACACCCCCAGAACTGTGCCTGATGAAGAAATGAAGTAAGCTGATGctgtgttgtttgtttattaATTTGGGTCTAAAAACAAGACATAACCAATGAGTTTTCAAATAGAATAATGGACATTTTACAGTATATTTCTCAGCATACCATAGGTTAAAGCAGCCTTGTTCAAACCTCTACTCTGGAGTCCCAGACATTAAATGTTGTAGCCCTGATCTAGCAAGCCTGATTCAAATAGTTAAAGGCttcatgattagttgacaagttgaatcaggtgtgctactTAGTTCTGGAATAGTTCAAATACatggaacggctgggggtccctgaggagaagTTTGAAAACTCAATACCACTATTTTCACTGGCAAGACACCTTgttccccttctccccctccatctccatcGTTGGGCTCTCCTTTCCTCCAGAGCCTGGAGAAAACACACAAAGATAGGGCTGGATTCAACCACAGCTGGCTGGAGGCACCATAATTGGGGAGGAAGGGCTcatagaatggtatcaaacacatggtttccatggtttccatgtgtttgatactactccattcactccattccagccattaatatgagccgtcctcccctcaactgCCACCCCTGGCAACCAAACCACTTCAACACTTATGCATTCTCTTGTTTAGCGATATTGAGTCTTTACAGTTTGACTGTCCGCATGTTCAGTAGTATCTAGTCTATTGGTGCAAGGagcatcaatctaagtaacataacgAAGAAATTCCcttcaaaatctgtcagtttaagctagagatatctgttttttgcatgggctgcttCTCAATCTACCATATCTGCCTATAGTGGCCTTCCaaatctgcggtggaaggtgtcCAAGTTatagctgtgtttgtcagaccacgaAACATCCTGAAAAATGATCTTCTCATggaaacgtctgtagcgtcttTAACGGGTTTTCCTACAAACTAAATGGatagatgagactctcacaaacacgatggtgttctccatttgCTCTACGACCCACACAAGTATCATGGAACTATTTAAAGGTAACTGCGACCGGtagaaaatgaatggaagtatggaagtAGTTTTGCGCCTACCCCAAAAAAGGGCAAACGGCTTAGACGCTCCATCCACCACTTATGCCTATGTCGCCGTTCAGCATCTGTAGTGGAATGTGCTGTTTGTCAGACAGGAGacaaaatcggtcttctcacaaaaacatctgcaGCATCTGAATTGTTCAGACTACTGACTAaaatgaccactctatggaaagttgggactctcacaaacatgagagtcatgggactcatctgaagggaATCCATTCAAATAAATGGAAGTAtagaggtacagtgagggaaaaaagtatttgatccactgctgattttgtacgtttgccaactgacaaagaaatgatcagtctataattttaatagttggtttatttgaacagtgagagacaaaataacaacaaaaaaatccataaaaacgcatgtcaaaaatgttctaaactgatttgcatttcaatgagggaaataagtatttgaccccctctcaatcaggaagatttctggctcccaggtgtcttttatacaggtaacgagctgagattaggagcacactcttaaagggagtgctcctaatctcagtttgttacctgtataaaagacatctgtctacagaagcaatcaatcaatcagattccaaactctccaccatggccaagaccaaagagctctccaaggatgtcagggacaagattgtggacctacacaaggctggaatgggctacaagaccatcgccaagcagcttggtgagaaggtgacaacagttggtgtgattattcacgAATGGAGGAAACACAAaggaactgtcaatctccctcggcctggggctccatgcaagatctcacctcgtggagttgcaatgatcatgagaatggtgaggaatcagcccagaactacaagggaggatcttgtcaatgatctcaaggcagctgggaccatagtcaccaagaaaacaattggtaacactacgccgtgaaggactgaaaccctgcagcgcccgcaaggtccccctgctcaagaaagcacatatacctgcccgtctgaagtttgccaatgaacatctgaataattcagaggacaactgggtgaaagtgttgtgttccaatgagaccaaaatggagctctttggcatcaactcaactcgccgtgtttggaggaggaatgctgcctatgaccccaagaataccatccccactgtcaaacattgAGGTGGAAACagtatgctttgggggtgtttttctgctaaggggacaggacaacttcacagcatcaaagggacgatggacggggccatgtaccatcaaatcttggatgagaacctccttccctcagccagggcattgaaaatgggtcgtggttgggtattccagcatgacaatgacccaaaacacacggccaaggtaacaaagcagtggctcaagaagaagcacattaacctgttatggatagggggcagtattttcacggacggataaaaaacgtacccgatttaatctggttattactcctgcccagaaacaagaatatgcatataattagtagctttggatagaaaacactccaacgtttctaaaactgtttgaatggtgtctgtgagtataacagaactcaaacggcaggccaaaacctgagaagattctgtacaggaagtaccctgtctgaccatttcttggccttctttgtcatctctatccaaaacaaaggatctctgctgtaacgtgacattttctcaggctcccataggctctcagaaggcgccagaacgttgaatgatgactttgcagcccatggctgaaaaacagtagcgcatttggatagtggtcgatctgagaacaatgacacgggcgcacgcgtgcacgtgaagagtccattttagattttgagtctttgaacggaaaggacgtctcccggtcggaatattatcgctttttgatgagaaaaatcgcaaaaaattgattttaaacagcgtttgacatgcttcgaagtacggtaatggaatattttaacattttttgTTACGATACGCGTccgtgcgtcacccttcgtcacccttcggataatgtcgtgaacgcacgaacaaaacgccgctatttggatataactatggattatttggaaccaaaccaacatttgttgttgaagtagaagtcctgggagtgcattctgacgaagaacaggaaaggtaatccaatttttcttatagtaaatctgagtttggtgagtaccaaacttggtgggtgtcaaaatagctagcccgtgatgtcgagctatctactcagaatattgcaaaatgtgctttcaccgaaaagctattttaaaatcggacactgcgattgcataaaggagttctgtatctataattctt from Salmo trutta chromosome 11, fSalTru1.1, whole genome shotgun sequence harbors:
- the LOC115202376 gene encoding T-cell ecto-ADP-ribosyltransferase 1-like, with product MGRENILTFAVLCVFHDWTLGVDSKMVHLHQPGLNSSIPLDMVPDSVDDMYNTCTKQMYNKVEKEYLVHENKEPFKNAWKWAESCAKNVKERFRKDNSEYNFNDKLSHNHIKAICAYTTGHPSIHSEFNQAVRTNRYEYTTSFQFHSLHFLLTDAIRLLKKNQQPCHTTYRRTKMKFVGKVNKTIRFGFFASSSLYKANSEFGDKSCFEIKTCFGAYLKSFPKMGKKEEEVLIPPYEVFNVTEVLKKEDDPTLWCDVVNKLQSTKIPKSNLNCKMFKKPITN